In Anaerolineales bacterium, a genomic segment contains:
- a CDS encoding rod shape-determining protein RodA produces the protein MRANRIWRNFDFLMFGVTLILIIYGVLMIRSATMNAVDTELISRVPRQIQYAIIGIVIFFAISALDYRILGALQPYIYGFLVFLLGLVAVLGQVGAAGAQRWLEVGLPVQPSELAKVLLVLTLGQHLHRQYTKLNELRTVVISFGYVGLPAAFIFLQPSLGITILIMFTWTVMIWAAGLRGRHVALAVLVVIITFPLLWSQMEDYQRSRIFSFFGCTTVSEETRGGNCYNILQARISIGSGGALGKGYASGTQSQLRFLRVRHTDFIFSVIAEELGFAGAVSVFVLIGILLWRILRAAGLARDPLGALICYGIAAIIFFQTVVSTGMNLNILPVTGLTLPFISSGGSSLLTLMVGLGMVQSVVMRQERR, from the coding sequence GTGCGGGCAAATCGCATTTGGCGCAATTTTGACTTTCTGATGTTCGGCGTCACGCTGATCCTGATCATCTATGGCGTCTTGATGATCCGCAGCGCGACGATGAACGCCGTCGATACGGAACTTATCTCTCGCGTCCCCCGACAAATTCAATACGCCATCATTGGGATCGTCATTTTTTTTGCTATCTCTGCACTCGATTACCGTATCTTAGGGGCGCTTCAACCCTATATCTACGGTTTTCTCGTCTTTCTTTTGGGGTTGGTTGCCGTCTTGGGGCAGGTCGGGGCGGCCGGAGCGCAGCGCTGGCTAGAGGTTGGGCTGCCTGTCCAGCCCTCGGAGTTGGCGAAAGTTCTCCTTGTTTTAACATTAGGGCAGCATCTTCACCGTCAATACACCAAACTGAACGAACTGCGCACAGTGGTTATCTCCTTTGGTTATGTTGGGCTGCCTGCCGCCTTCATCTTCCTTCAGCCTAGTTTAGGCATCACTATCCTGATCATGTTCACCTGGACGGTCATGATTTGGGCAGCGGGGTTGCGTGGGCGTCATGTCGCTCTTGCTGTGCTAGTCGTAATTATCACGTTTCCCTTATTGTGGTCCCAGATGGAAGATTACCAACGCTCGCGTATTTTCTCGTTTTTCGGCTGTACCACTGTCAGCGAAGAAACACGCGGCGGCAACTGCTACAACATCCTTCAGGCACGGATCAGCATTGGCTCTGGCGGGGCGTTGGGAAAAGGCTATGCCTCTGGCACACAGTCCCAACTGCGCTTTCTGCGTGTGCGTCACACCGATTTTATTTTTTCTGTGATCGCTGAAGAATTGGGTTTTGCCGGAGCGGTTTCGGTGTTCGTCCTCATTGGCATCCTCTTGTGGCGGATTTTGCGGGCAGCGGGCTTGGCGCGTGATCCGCTAGGGGCGCTCATCTGTTATGGTATTGCCGCCATCATCTTTTTTCAAACGGTAGTCTCTACCGGTATGAACTTGAACATCTTGCCTGTGACGGGGCTGACCCTCCCCTTCATTAGTTCTGGCGGTAGTTCGCTGCTCACCTTGATGGTTGGATTGGGCATGGTTCAAAGTGTTGTGATGCGTCAAGAGCGGCGGTAA